One stretch of Ipomoea triloba cultivar NCNSP0323 chromosome 8, ASM357664v1 DNA includes these proteins:
- the LOC116026904 gene encoding uncharacterized protein LOC116026904, with product MAECKALSTLIPVSKSIPFSADLYEDHTQYRSLTEALKYLTITRPDLAFAVNQLCQHMHAPTISDWEQLKRVLSYVKGTVNVGLHIRKSPSRELHTLSDFDWAGCPQDHKSTSGYAMFLGSNLVSWVCKKQRT from the coding sequence ATGGCAGAATGTAAAGCTTTATCTACTCTTATTCCTGTTTCGAAATCTATTCCATTCAGTGCAGATCTATATGAAGATCATACTCAATACAGAAGCCTGACAGAAGCACTAAAATATCTAACTATCACGCGTCCAGATTTGGCATTTGCAGTAAATCAATTATGTCAACACATGCATGCTCCTACAATATCAGATTGGGAGCAACTGAAAAGAGTCTTGAGTTATGTTAAAGGAACAGTTAATGTTGGTTTACATATAAGAAAGTCACCATCAAGAGAGCTTCATACTTTATCTGATTTTGACTGGGCTGGCTGTCCTCAAGATCATAAGTCTACTAGTGGCTATGCTATGTTCCTTGGGTCAAATCTTGTGTCTTGGGTctgcaagaaacaaagaacgTAA
- the LOC116026905 gene encoding acylsugar acyltransferase 3-like, which translates to MSSSMVSILRKSIVKPSSPTPISLRTHSLSYIDQALSHMYIPFAFFFPKPQQQTITNNISQAIQTSLSKTLTAYYPYAGFLRDNASVDCNDTGVEFIDARIHCPMSDVLNDIENSQTIVFPNELPWRNSYEKLAVAQVSRFECGGIAISASLCHKIGDGFTASKFINDWAATTRDSNVKPYAHFVRDSVIPPPENSPPLPTPVILAQTQHCRQKRFFFSASKINSLKAMVAAKTGIQNPTRTEVVSAYLYKCIVKTREDSNTLRPSQLFQYADIRPLALPQRLAPTSAGNLLSTFCISTTHDDDLDVARLVADLRNRKQVLYGEDMIKENELALEIYESTKGGQKPYEGDGFDKYFFSSICNLPMYDVDFGWGRPMHVSVPMGPFKNFILLFGNKSMGGVDAWVTMEEDHMAALEQNEELLQEFTST; encoded by the exons ATGTCGTCATCAATGGTGTCAATTCTTAGAAAAAGCATTGTGAAGCCATCCTCTCCAACACCAATTTCCCTCAGAACCCACAGCCTCTCTTATATTGATCAAGCCCTATCCCACATGTACATTCCCTTTGCCTTCTTTTTCCCTAAACCCCAACAACAAACCATCACTAATAATATCTCTCAGGCTATACAGACCTCTCTGTCAAAAACTCTAACAGCCTATTATCCCTATGCGGGGTTTCTTAGAGACAACGCCTCCGTGGACTGCAATGACACAGGAGTTGAGTTCATTGACGCTCGAATCCACTGCCCCATGTCTGACGTTCTAAACGACATCGAAAATTCGCAAACCATAGTTTTTCCGAACGAATTACCTTGGAGAAACTCGTACGAGAAGTTAGCAGTGGCTCAG GTGAGCCGTTTCGAGTGCGGAGGAATCGCAATCAGCGCCTCCTTGTGTCACAAGATTGGGGATGGCTTCACCGCCTCCAAATTCATCAACGATTGGGCTGCCACAACCCGTGACTCCAACGTCAAACCCTATGCACATTTTGTCAGAGATTCTGTCATTCCGCCACCTGAGAACAGCCCTCCGCTGCCTACTCCGGTGATCTTGGCACAAACTCAGCATTGCAGGCAAAAGAGATTCTTTTTCTCTGCCTCTAAGATAAATTCACTTAAAGCAATG gTAGCAGCTAAAACAGGGATACAAAATCCGACACGCACTGAAGTTGTAAGTGCATATCTTTACAAGTGCATTGTGAAAACACGAGAAGATTCAAACACACTCCGACCATCCCAACTGTTCCAATATGCTGACATCCGACCGCTGGCTCTCCCGCAGAGGTTAGCCCCAACATCCGCCGGAAATCTGCTTTCCACGTTTTGCATATCAACAACACACGACGACGATTTGGACGTGGCGAGGTTGGTAGCCGACTTGAGGAACAGAAAACAAGTGCTCTATGGGGAAGACATGATCAAAGAAAACGAGTTGGCTTTGGAGATATACGAATCCACAAAAGGGGGACAAAAGCCATACGAGGGTGATGGTTTTGATAAGTACTTTTTTAGTAGCATCTGTAATCTCCCAATGTACGATGTGGATTTTGGGTGGGGGAGACCGATGCACGTCAGTGTTCCAATGGGTCCATTCAAGAACTTCATTCTCTTGTTCGGGAATAAGAGTATGGGCGGTGTAGATGCGTGGGTGACAATGGAAGAAGATCACATGGCCGCACTTGAGCAAAATGAGGAGCTACTACAAGAGTTTACTTCTACCTAG